One Coffea arabica cultivar ET-39 unplaced genomic scaffold, Coffea Arabica ET-39 HiFi ptg000014l, whole genome shotgun sequence DNA segment encodes these proteins:
- the LOC140032688 gene encoding uncharacterized protein, which yields MADPELEAIRQRRMQELMAQHGVGNNQNSEQQKAQDDAKREAEERRQMMLSQILTSEARERLARIALVKPEKARGVEDVILRAAQSGQIAEKVSEERLISLLEQINTQTTKQTKVTIQRRRSVLEDDD from the exons ATG GCCGACCCTGAATTGGAAGCTATCAGGCAGAGAAGAATGCAGGAGCTTATGGCTCAGCATGGTGTG GGAAATAATCAAAACTCAGAGCAGCAAAAAGCTCAGGACGATGCTAAGAG GGAGGCTGAAGAGCGGAGACAAATGATGCTGAGCCAAATTCTGACATCTGAAGCACGAGAAAGAC TCGCTCGAATTGCATTGGTGAAACCTGAGAAAGCTAGAGGAGTTGAAGATGTTATTCTGAGAGCTGCACAGTCGGGTCAGATCGCTGAAAAG GTTTCTGAGGAGAGGCTCATATCATTGCTTGAGCAAATCAACACTCAAACCACTAAACAGACAAAAGTTACG ATTCAGAGACGTCGGAGTGTTCTTGAAGACGATGATTAG